The Kiritimatiellales bacterium nucleotide sequence CTCAGCCACCTCTCCGGAGAAATGTTTTATGTATGATATTCACCGGAAAAGGGCAAGCGGCAAAGCGGCCTATTTTGGCCGATGATCAGGTCGTAGATTGTGAAAGCAAGTATCGGTTGGAACCGGACACTTGTGTTTACAATCTGCCCCATCAACCCGATTCTGGTGAAATCGTAAATCCGGCGTTGACACAAGCGGTGGAAACCGGCAGGTTATCGGCCTCTTTTGAGGATTTGTAGTTTGGAGATAGAGAAATGAAGCGTACATGGCAGCCATCGAAGATTAAACGCGCCCGTAAGCATGGTTTCCGCAGCCGCATGGAAACGGCCGACGGCCGCAAAGTGCTGGCGCGCCGCCGTCGCAAAGGCCGTAAACATCTGACTGTTTGCGATAAATAATTTGATTTTTCGCCGGAGGAATCCCGGTGCCCGGAAATACCCTTTCCAGAAGTCAGCGTTTGATTGAGGCCTCTCTGTTCAGAGAGGCTTTTGCGCAAAATAGAAGTTTTGTTGGTAAAACAATGGTTTTATGGCTGCGCTCCGGTGATGGTGCGGCACTGCGTCTCGGAATAATCACCAGCAAAAAAGTGAGTAACCGCGCGGTGGATCGTAATCTGGCGCGCCGCCGTCTGCGTGAAATATTCAGGCAGCATCGTGCCGCACTTTCCGCCGAAGTGGATATCATTTTAATTGCACGCCGGCGGATGCTTACTGCTTCTTATACCGAAACCGAACAGGATTTCCTGCACCTCGCAAAACAGGCGGGAATTTCAACCGCGAATGAACGCTAATGGACGCTAATAAAAATTCATTATTAAAAAACATTCGCGTGTATTCGCGTTCATGCACGGTTTTTCCAATCCGGATTTATCAATGGACGATCGGGAAAATCAAACGGCCGTGCTGTCGATTTTATCCGACTTGTTCGGATTATGCGATTGAAGCAATCCGCAAGCATGGCATACTGTCCGGTCTTTGGTTGAGTGTCCGGCGTATCGGCCGGTGTCATCCGTGGAATCCCGGCGGAGTGGATTTTGTGCCGAAAAAACCAGCAGAAAGAATTTATGAAAAAAAATGATCTGATTATTGTAGTTGTGCTGCTTGCACTGATGTTTGGCTGGATGCGTTATTATCCGCTGATTGAACAGAAGTTTTTCCCGCGTCCGGAAAAACCGGCGCCGGCAGAAGTTCAAACCCCGGCGGTCCCGCCGGAACTTCCGGCGAAAGAAATGGAAGACGCAATTTCCGGTGCGGCAGACAAGCCGGTATCGGCACCGTATCTTGAAGCTGTAACGCCGGCGGAGGAAAAACCGGCGAATGATCAGGACCGGTCATCCCTGCCATTGCCGCCGGAAGAGTTTGTGACGCTGTCGAATAAGCACATTGATCTAACGCTTTCATCGTACGGCGGTACGGTCGTTTCGGCAGTGCTGAAGGAGTATCCGGCAGAAAATCATGCCGGCAGCGGACCGGTGGAGCTTGATTTTGCGGCGGTGCCGGCGTTGCGCTATGCCGGAATTCCGGCAGGTGCCGGAATACTGTCGGAAGGTGCCGGCAGCGCAACGTATATCGCGACGCTGGCTGACGGTGTTATATTTCAGCGCGAGTTTAAACTCGACGATGAATATTTGATGACGGTTACAGATTCGTTTAAAAACGGCGGTGCAACGCCGTGGAAACTGCCGGAACTGTGCTTGTCCGCCGGCGCGATGAGCAATACCGGAGATGCCAAAGACATGCGCGGTTTTTATTCGCTGGGAGTTGATACATTTTCAGCGGCTGAAGGCGTACGGCACTGGGGTCGTGATATGCTGAAAATTTTCCGCAGTGTGCCGGTGCCGGATGGAATGGTTTCCTCCACCGCCGAAATGATTGCCCCGCGTCCGGTGGACTGGATTGCATCGAAGAACAAATTTTTTGTACAGATTGTCACGCCGAGCGAAGCAGCCAAAGGATTTAATCTACTGCTCCGGCGTGAAGGCGAAGGGAAAAAAGTGGCACCGGTGGAGGTTGCTGCCGAAATTATTTTTCCGGCGGAACTGATTGCGGCGAACGAGGTTTTTACCCGCACAACGCGCGTGTATACCGGCCCTAAAGATTTTTTATCATTAAAAACACAGGGCATGGAACAGGTTGAAGTGATGGAGTTCAAAAGCACCGGCTTTTGGAAATTCATGAATCCGGTTATGTATCCAATCAAAGTTGCACTGCTGTGGGGTTTAAACGCGTTGTATGTAGTTGTCCGGAATTACGGCGTGGCAATTATGCTGCTCACAGTGATTGTGCGCATCATTTTCTGGCCGATCACACATAAAGGTACGGAAAGCATGCGCCGGATGGCAGCGCTCCAGCCGCAGATGCAGGCACTGCGCGATAAATATAAAGACAACCCGCAGCGGCTGCAGCAGGAAACCATGAAGTTTTATAAGGAGAATAAAGTGAATCCAATGGGCGGCTGTCTGCCGATGCTGATCCAGATTCCGGTGTTCTTCGCGCTCTTTACCGTACTGCGCAGCGCTATTGAACTGCGTTTTTCAAAATTCCTGTGGGTACAGGATTTATCAACGGCGGAAAATCTGTTTGAAGGTATGGTTCCGGTTCTCGGTTCATTAAATATTCTGCCGATCCTGATGGCGGTGACAACCATCTGGCAGCAGAAGCTTACGCCGACCGCCGGCGATCCGCAGCAGCAGCGCATGATGATGTTTATGATGCCGTTGATGATGTTGTTTCTTTTATATTCCATGCCATCAGGGCTTGTGCTTTACTGGACAACGGGTAATCTGCTAATGATTATTCAAATGCTTATTAAAAAGAAAAAAGCCGCATAAAGGTCGCGGCTTATAATAAGGAGAAGTCAAATGGCAAATGTAATGAAGGCGTTGAAGGGTGAAATTTCCCGCATCGCCCGCATGGAAGTCAATGCGGCGCTAAAGCCAATAAAATCAGTCAACGCCAATCAGCGGAAATATATTGCGGATCTGCGCCGGCGTATTGAGCTGCTCGAAAAAGAAAAACGGCAACTCGAAAAAGTTGTTAGCAAAGCCGTTCCGCAAGAAACACCGGCGGCGGCAGAAGCCCCGCGCAGCTGGATTTCCGGCCAGGGTGTCCGTGCAATGCGTAAGCGCTTGAAACTTTCTCAAGCTGCCTTTGCTAAAGCTGCCGGTGTCAGCCTGCCGACTGTTGTAAACTGGGAATCCAGTAAGAACACCGGTAAACTGAAAATTCGTCAGCAAAAAACCTTCGACCGGCTGATGCAGCTTAAAGGTATGAGCCGTCGCGATCTCGATGCCGAATAATCCGGCACCGGTATTATTTTTACTTTAAGATTCGGGAGGAGCGGTCATGCGAATAATTCATTTGATTGCTTTTCCGGTTATAACTGTACTGCTCGCCGGATGCGCATCCAGCCGGTCCGGCGAAGTTTATTCCCGCGATCAGGCGCGTAAGGCGCAAACTGTCCAGATGGGCACCGTTGAATTCGTAAAAGAAGTTCGCATCGAAGGTACAAAATCCGGAGCAGGCACTGTCGGCGGCGGAGTCGCCGGTGGATTTCTTGGGAGTACCGTCGGTGCCGGCAGAGGATCAGTCATTGGTACAGTAGTTGGCTCAATCGCCGGCGCAGTGGCCGGATCGGTGGCTGAAGAAGGAATCACACGGCGCGGCGGTCTCGAAATCACCGTTAAACTCGACAGCGGCGGTGTTATTGCCGTAACTCAGGAGGCCGACGTTCTGTTTTCTGTCGGCGACCGCGTGCGGGTTTTAACCGGTGCTGACGGAACTACGCGTGTTGAAAAATAAATGGCGTGAAGCAGACATTGCCGCTTTGCTGCCCGCTTTCAGCGAGCCCTTCTTCGAATCCTGTCTGCTTATTCTTATGTAAAAAAGGCAGACAGAAATGTCTGCCCCACATTATGCCCGCGGATGGAATTTGTTATGCACGCCCTTTAAACGGTCGGGATCAACATGAGTATAGATCTGCGTCGTCGCAATATCTGAATGTCCAAGCATTTCCTGAATTGTACGCAAATCTGCGCCGTTTGCTAAAAGATGACTCGCAAATGAATGCCGCAGTGTATGCGGATAAATACTCTTTGTAATCCCGGCGTTGCGCGCGCAGTTTTTTATCATTACCCAGATGGTTTTACGCGACATCGGCTGCTTCCGTTTGCTCAGGAAAACAGTGTGTTCGTGTACTCCCGGCGTTAATCGAGGACGGACGTCTTTCATATAACGGTTCACATATTTAATCGCTTCGCTGCCGACCGGAACAACGCGCTCTTTACGCCCTTTCCCTGTGCAATGCAAAAAACGCTCATCGAAATGCAGATCCGTGAGTTGCAATCCGGCAAGTTCAGAAACGCGCAGCCCGGACGCATACAACAGTTCAAGAATTGCGCGATTCCGTACGCCGAGCGGATCATTTAAATCCGGAAAATTGATCAGGCTCTCGACCTCTTTGGATGTCAAATATACAGGCAGTCCCCGGCCTGTTTTTAACGATTCCATCGCTTCGGTAACATTAACGCTTAACAGCCCTTCCTGCGTCAGATAACGGAAAAAAACTTTCAGTGAAACCAGATGACGTGAAAGTGATGTCGGGCGTAATCCGCGCGCTTTTTCCGACATCAGGTGATCCAGAATCTGCTTGCGTGTTACATTATTAATTGACCGCACATCCTTTACTGTCAACCAATTCAAAAACCGCTCAATATCGTCGCTATACGCCGCACGGGTATGAGGACTCAGCCCTTTTTCAAGGGAAATATAATCCAAAAATTGATCTAACAAAAATCGCATGGATTCAAACCGCTGATTTCCACTGACCCGCACTAATCTTCTTATTAGTGTGAATGAGTGGTTAAAAAATTTAAAGCGCAGTTCCTGTTAACCGTTCGTACGCCTCAAGGTATTTTGCTTGCGTTTTTTCAACGATGTCTGCCGGGAGCTCCGGCGCCGGCGGGGTTTTATTCCAGTCGAGCGTTTCGAGATAATCGCGCAAAAACTGTTTGTCGAACGATATCGGCGAAGCCCCGGTTTGATATGAATCAAGCGGCCAGAAGCGTGAGCTGTCCGGCGTAAGCACTTCGTCGATTAAAATAATTTCGCCGGCAAGCTCACCGAACTCAAACTTCGTATCTGCAATGATAATGCCTTTGGTCAGCGCATAATCAGCGGCATAGGTGTAAAGTGCGAGCGTGGCGGCTTTCAGTTTTTCGGCTTTTTCAGAGTCGATAATTTCTTTCATGCGCTCAAAACTGATATTTTCATCATGCAGTCCCTGTTCGGCTTTTGTTGACGGTGTAAATATCGGTTCATCAAGTTTGTCTGCCATTTTATATCCGGCGCGCAGCGGCATTCCGCCGATCGTTCCGTTCTGCTGGTATTCTTTCCAGCCGGAACCAATCAGATAACCGCGTACAATACACTCCACCGGAAACACTTCGGTTTTTTTCACCAGCATAGAACGTCCGGCAAGTTGATCGGCGTGCTGATTAAACGGCACCGGATAATCTTTCACGTTGGTGCTGATCATATGATTCGCCACAAGATGGCCGGTGCGTTCGAACCAGAATTTTGAAATTTTATTCAGCACTTCGCCCTTTTGCGGGATACCGTTCGGCATGACACAGTCAAAGGCCGAAATGCGATCGCTCGCGACAAACAGCAGTTTATCGCCGGCGTCAAAAATTTCGCGCACTTTGCCGCTGCGCGGCGCCGGCACCCCGGGAATTTCAATTTTCGTTAAAGCCCGTTGCATATTTTCTCCTTTTTAAAATCTATTCTTTAACCGCAGATATCACAGATATAAACGGATTTTTAACCATGAAAACCACGAAATGACACGAAAAGCAAAGCTGTTTTGTTTTGAAGTCTGGGGATTCGTCCCTAAACAAACGGTGACAATTCGCGCAGACGTTTTACAATCACCGGCATAGCATGCAAGACGGCATCAACATCTTGATCGGTATTATAGGTGCTCAAACTGAACCGGATCGAGCCGTGCACCGCAATTCCGGAGACTTCCATTGCACGCAGAACGTGGGAGGGTTCGAGCGAACCGGATGCGCAGGCCGATCCGGTAGACGCACAAATGCCGTAATCGTCAAGCATCAGCAGAATGGACTCGCCTTCGATAAATTCAAAACTGATATTAGTGGTATTCGGCATCCGGTTGTTTACATCGCCGTTCACGTGCGCGCCGGGGCATAGTTCAAGAATTCCCTTTTCAAGGCGGTCGCGCAGTGCTTTCACACGGGTGTTTTCTTCAGTGATGTTTTTTTTCGCCAGTTCGCACGCCTTACCAAGTCCGACAATATACGGAACATTTTCCGTGCCGGCGCGCCGGCCGCGTTCCTGATGTCCGCCTAGAATCAGCGGGATCACTTTTGTACCGCGCCGGATATAAACAGCTCCGACGCCTTTAGGTGCACAAAGTTTGTGACCGGAAAGCGAGAGCATATCCACCGGAAGTGCGCGAACATTCACCGGAATCTTACCGACAGCCTGAACGGCGTCCGTATGGAAAATCCCGCCGAATTCATGTACCGCTTCGCCGATTTCTTTTATTGGAAAAATCACACCGGTTTCATTATTCGCCCACATAATGGTTGTGAGCGAACGTCCGCCGGCGCGTACTTCACGATGCAGCGCATCCGTATCCAGATTGCCGAGGTGATCCACATCCAGCCGCGTCAGCCGGCAGCCGCGGTCTTCGAGATAATGGCACGGCCCGTGCACCGCGGGATGCTCAACTTTCGAGGTGATCACATGCGGCATCTTATCCATCGCCTCTGCGCCGCCGCGAATCGCGAGATTATTGCTTTCAGAACCGCAGCTCGTGAAGGTGATTTCACGCGGATCGGCAGCGCCGATTAAATCCGCTACCTGTTCGCGCGCGGTCTCCACATATTTTTTTACCTGCCCGCCGAACGTATACATGCTCGACGGATTACCCCAGAGCTCCGTAAAAAAGGGCATCATTACATCGAGCACCTCCGGTGCAATCTGCGTCGTTGCGTTGTTATCGAGATACACCGCTTGTTTCATTTGACCTCCTCGACAACCAGTGTTTCGGCAACCGCCTCACGCAGTTTGGTTTCCACCACTGACTTCAATGTAAATTCTGAAACCGCACAGCCGGAACACGCCCCGCGGAAACGGACTTTCACCTCATCGCCATTGACATCAATCAGTTCAAGATCACCGCCGTCCTGCCGGAGCACCGGACGGATTTCGCGGTCGATCACATCTTCGATCAGATGGATTTTCTGCAGCGTTGTCATCGCCGGTTTTTTTACCGGTGCCGGAGCTTTCTGTTCATGCAGAACGCGATTCAGAATTTCCTGAATATTCGGAATGCAATTGCCGCATGCTCCGCCGGCCTTGGTGGCATTCGTAACATCTTCCACCGTTTTCAACTCGTTTTCACGAATCGCTTTTTCAATCTCTTGGTCGGTGACACCGAAACAATGACAAACCACTTCGCCGTCGAGCGCCTTGTCCCATTTTTTTCCGGTGCGATAATTATAAATCGCCGCCTCGAGCGCTTCACGTCCCATCACCGAACAGTGTACTTTCTGCTTCGGCAGTCCGCCGAGGTATTCCGCAATCTCCTTGTTCGTGATTTTTTCTGCTTCTTCAAGTGTTTTACCGATGATCAGCTCCGTCAGCGCCGACGACGAGGCAATCGCGCTTGCACAACCGAATGTTTGGAATTTGGCTTCTTTGATCCGCTTATTTTCGTCGAGCGTAAACATCAGCTTCAATGCGTCGCCGCATGCCAGCGAACCAACTTCGCCGACGCCGTCCGGATCTTCAATCGTTCCGACATTGCGCGGATTCCTGAAATGGTCATTCACCTTATCTGTATAGTCCCACATAAAAAACTCCTGTAGAAAACGAATGCTGGAACGGCGGAATAATGAATGAGCGGGAAACCGGATTCCAGAGCAAACCGCTCATATTTTTGATATTTAAGTCTTCTAATATTCCGGCGCTCTATTCTTCAGTCATCCAATCTTGAGCATCCGCTCAATACTGCCGGCAGCGCGGCGTGCGATCTCCGGCGGCACTGTCACGCGCGTTTTCATGTCCTGCAGCGACCATAGAATTTTTTCGAGCGTGATCTTTTTCATATTCGGGCACACTGCACGCTCCGGACACACCGCATAAAATTTTTTCGTCGGATTTTCACGCTGCAGCCGGTAATTAATTCCAATTTCTGTTGCGACAATAAATTCCGTCGCATTCGACTGCTGTACAAACCGGCACATTTGTCCCGTTGAAAGCAGTTCATCTGCCAGGTCGCGCACCGGCTTGCTGCACTCCGGATGCGCCAGTACAACGGCATCCGGATGCTTCTCTTTTTCAGCCAGAATATCTACCGGACGGATCCGTTCATGCGTCGGACAAAATCCGTTATATAAAATAAAACCGTGGGGCAGACAGGAATGTCTGCCCGTTGCGCAGACAGGAATGTCTGCTCCACACGGCTTTTCCGGCAAAACAATCGGACGTCCGAGTTTTTCGGCTACAAACGAACCAAGATTACGGTCCGGTACAAAAATAATTTTGCAGTCGCCGAGCGATTCAACCACGTTGACAGCATTTGACGACGTGCAGCAGATGTCGCTTTCTGCTTTTACTTCGGCCGAGCTGTTTACATAGCAAACTACTTTTGCATCCGGGTACTGCGCTTTCAGCGCGCGCAGTTTTCCGGCATCAATCATGTCTGCCATCGGACAGCCCGCGCCGGCATCCGGCAGCAGAATCGTTTTTTCCGGCGAGAGGATCGCCGCCGTTTCTGCCATGAAATGCACGCCGCAGAAAACCACCACCGGCTCGTCCAGCGTCGCCGCTTTACGGCTCAGCTCCAGCGAATCACCGGTGAAGTCTGCAATCGCCTGCACTTCATCCAGCTGATAATTGTGCGCGATAATCAGCGCATTTCGCTCCTGCTTCAGCTCCTGAATCTTCTCTTCAATTAATTTCATAATATGGACAGGAAGTTAACCACGACGGACTGCAAATTAAAAGAGCAGATTATCAAAGCTGAACAATATGCGGTTTTTGTTTCAGAATTATAATTGCTGTGACTTTTTATACCTGGCAGGTAAGTTATGCCGTTATGAAGCGCGATATTGAATGGACAGAACGGCTGGATGACAGCGTAAAACGGACGGTGAGAGTTCGTATTTTTGCCGGAAAGATCAAATGGCAGTTTAAACGGTCAGATGAAGAGCGCTGGGATTATGATACGCCGGCGTCAGCTGACGACTGGGAGACGCTCGACAATAAAGTTAATGCGCTGTACCGGCGGCGGCGGGCGGCGGTAAATGATGTCGACCTGGTGCGTATTGAAAAGAAAAAGCACGTGTGAATTTTGCCGCCGGGCTTCAGTTTTAAAAACTGCCCGATTCCATTACCGGAATCGGTTTAATCCGGAATAGCGATAAGCTGCCCGATTTTTAGATCAGCCTCGTGTCTCATTTTATCACGGTTGGCATCGAAAATTTTGCGCCATTTTGAACTGTCTCCGTAAACATCGCGTGAAATCCGCATCAGCGTATCGCCGGGATTTACCTTGTACATGCGTGCAGGGAGAGCGGGAGGCGGCTGATTGCCGATTGCCGGTTGAAAGTTTGCAGAAGAAACAGCCGGCGCCGAACTTTGTTCTACCGGTTTTTCCGCAGCTGCCGGCGCCAACGTTGCTGTTTGCACAGGAGACTCCAGCGCTGCACCGGGTATAGTTTTTACATTCGCAACAACCGGCGCCGGTGCGGTTTCCCCTTCAAACGCTTTCAACTGTTCGCGTAACAGATTGTTTTCACGTCTCAATCGAACCAGTTCTTCCGAAACACCATCGGATGATTTAGCGATTTCACCGGCGAGTAAAACTTTCGATTGACGGATCCAGTCCAGAATTAACGGGCGTTTTTCAGTCGCAGGACGTTTCTCAAGATAGCGTTCATAATAGAAAATCGCGTTGATATAATTTTTTTTCTGCTGATGGTTAATCAGCGCGAGTTCGAGATCGGGACGCGCAAGCGCCGGATTTTTTTCAAGCGCTGCTTTAAATTTCGAGATCGCCGCATCCCAGTTTTTCAAATAAACCTGTTCCAGCCCGGCGCGAACGCACGGATCCTGTTCGTCAGCAACATCACGTTTTGCACCGTTTTCGTTGCAGCCGGCGAGCATCAGAATGAGACTGATAAGAGCGGGTGAAAAATATTTCATAGTCTGCTTGAATTTCCACATTTATTGCGTTCCAGTTTCCGATGAGCAGTCATAAGTTCACCGGGATTGGTGAGTGCGGCAAGCAGAGAGAGTTCGCCGCATAGTACGGCGGCGGCACAGATCAGTGCAAGCCGGCGAGCATTAGCACCGGGTTCGCGCTCTGCACGGCAGCCGAGTTCGGCAAGGACTTCTTCGACAAACGGAAGACCCTTACCGCTGCCGACGGTGCCGACGATCAGATGCGGCAGTGTGGTTGCAAACCAGAGGTCGCCGTTGCGCACTTCGGCCTGCACGATTCCCTGTGAGCCCTCAACAATATTGGCGGCGTCCTGTCCGGTGGCGAGATAAAAACCAAGCAGCATGTTGGCGAAGTGAGCGTTGGCGGAACGGAGTCCGCCGGCGAGCAGTGTGCCGATTAAATTTTTGCGAGTATTGAGCTGGACGATTTTTTCCGGCGTGGTTTTGAGATATTTCCGGCAGAGTTTTTCCGGAACGGTGAGTTCGGTAACGACGTATTTGCCGCGTCCAAGCACTCCATTCACGGCAGATGTTTTTTTGTCGCAGCAGTAGTTGCCGGAAAGCGATTCATATTTGAGCTCCGGACAACGTTTCAGGATGTAATTCAAGAGCACTTCGCTTGCCTGCGTGGCCATATTATGACCGGATGCATCGCCGGTGGTGTATTCAAAACGGATGAAGAGCAGGTTTCCGGCGATCTGTGAATGAACGTCGATAAGTTTTGCAAAACGGCTGGTGGTTTCGGTAACGCGCTGCAGTGCCGGGAATTCTGTTTTTATTTTCTGCAGACATTGCAGTGCAACGCCGGCGTCCGGCGCTTCAAAAAGTACGGAGCGCGTCATGCGTTCATCGATAACAACAGCGCAAATTCCGCCGGATACAGTGGCAACGCGTGCCCCGCGATGAACGGAGGCGAACAACGGCGCCTCATAAGTAGCGAGCGGAATTTCAGTTTCGACATCGATTTCAGGACCGGTAATTTTTACCGGCCCGACCCATTGCAATGGCACATTGGCAAACGATTGAGTCATAATTTCCAATTTAAGAGTGCCGGTTTAATCATTAAAAAGCCAGGTGGAAAGATAGCGTTCACCGGAATCGCAGATAACGGTTACAATAAGTTTTCCGGCGTTTTCCGGCCGCCGGGCAAGTTCAAGAGCTGCAAAAACATTTGCGCCGGAAGAGATGCCGCCGAGAATTCCCTCTTCTTCCGCCATGCGCCGGACGATTTTTCCGGCGGCGGCGGCAGGTAGGGTCAGAACACCGTCGAGCAGTTCAAGATCAAGATTTTTCGGAATAAAACCGGCTCCAATACCTTGAATTTTATGCGGACCGGGCTGACCGCCGGAAATGACGGGCGACTCCGCCGGTTCGACAGCGAAGACCTGCACGCCGGCTTTTCTTTTTTTCAGTTCGCGGCCGGTGCCGGTGACGGTTCCGCCGGTGCCGACGCCGGCAACGAATATATCCACCGCGCCGTCCGTATCCTTCCAGATCTCTGGTGCAGTGGTCTGCCGGTGGATTTCAGGATTTGCCGGATTTTCAAACTGCTGCGGCATGAAAGCGGAAGGGTTTTCTGCCAGAATTTCTCCGGCGCGTTTAATCGCACCGGGCATGCCTGCGGTGCCGGGCGTTAAAATAACTTCGGCGCCGAGCGCGCGCA carries:
- the cysK gene encoding cysteine synthase A; amino-acid sequence: MNIFKNATQTVGNTPLIFLNRLTDGLKAKIAVKVESRNPLGSVKDRIGIAMIEAAERAGTLTPGGLIVEPTSGNTGIALAFVSAARGYKLTLTMPETMSVERVNLLRALGAEVILTPGTAGMPGAIKRAGEILAENPSAFMPQQFENPANPEIHRQTTAPEIWKDTDGAVDIFVAGVGTGGTVTGTGRELKKRKAGVQVFAVEPAESPVISGGQPGPHKIQGIGAGFIPKNLDLELLDGVLTLPAAAAGKIVRRMAEEEGILGGISSGANVFAALELARRPENAGKLIVTVICDSGERYLSTWLFND